Proteins encoded by one window of Flagellimonas lutaonensis:
- a CDS encoding Lrp/AsnC family transcriptional regulator, giving the protein MAIDANDRQLVQLLQEDSKKTIKQYADALGLSNTAVYERIKRLERTGVISKYVALVDKKMVNRQFSVFCHVRLAQHIKENVLHFEREIQKLEEVAECFHTSGDHDYILKIHVEDMEAYREFMVSKLTAIPHIGNTQSSFVISEVKHTTAIHI; this is encoded by the coding sequence TGCTGCAAGAAGACTCAAAGAAAACGATCAAACAGTATGCTGATGCCCTTGGCCTTTCGAATACGGCTGTCTACGAGCGTATCAAACGGTTAGAGCGTACAGGTGTCATTTCAAAATATGTGGCATTGGTCGATAAAAAAATGGTGAACCGCCAATTCTCGGTATTCTGCCATGTGCGGCTTGCACAGCACATAAAGGAAAATGTACTGCATTTTGAACGCGAAATCCAAAAGCTTGAAGAAGTGGCCGAATGTTTCCACACCAGTGGCGACCATGACTATATTTTGAAAATACATGTGGAGGATATGGAGGCATACCGTGAGTTCATGGTCTCGAAATTGACCGCCATTCCCCATATCGGCAATACCCAAAGTTCTTTTGTGATCAGTGAGGTAAAGCACACTACGGCCATCCATATCTAA